One Peromyscus leucopus breed LL Stock chromosome 14, UCI_PerLeu_2.1, whole genome shotgun sequence genomic window carries:
- the Cdca4 gene encoding cell division cycle-associated protein 4 yields the protein MFARGLKRKYGDQEEVVEGLGTVPSYSLQRQSLLDMSLVKLQLCHMLVEPNLCRSVLIANTVRQIQEEMSRDGVWHGMAPQNVERAPIDRLVSTEILCHTVRGADGEHPTPELEDGPLQSPASELPIVSSAQGQRNPQSSLWEMDNPQENRGSFQKSLDQIFETLENKNPSSVEELFSDVDSSYYDLDTVLTGMMSGTKPSLCNGLEGFAAAAPPPSSTCKSDLAELDHVVEILVET from the coding sequence ATGTTTGCTAGAGGGCTGAAGAGGAAATACGGTGACCAGGAGGAGGTAGTAGAAGGTTTGGGCACCGTCCCTTCCTATAGCCTGCAGCGGCAGTCACTCCTGGACATGTCCCTGGTCAAGCTCCAGCTCTGCCACATGCTAGTGGAGCCCAACCTCTGCCGCTCAGTCCTCATCGCCAACACAGTCCGTCAGATCCAGGAGGAAATGAGTCGGGATGGTGTGTGGCATGGGATGGCACCCCAGAATGTAGAACGGGCACCAATTGACCGCCTAGTCTCCACAGAGATCCTGTGTCATACAGTCAGGGGAGCTGACGGGGAGCACCCCACTCCTGAACTGGAAGATGGTCCCCTGCAAAGCCCAGCTTCTGAGCTTCCCATAGTCAGCTCAGCACAGGGGCAAAGGAACCCTCAGAGCAGCCTCTGGGAGATGGACAACCCCCAAGAAAACCGGGGAAGCTTTCAGAAGTCACTGGACCAGATATTTGAGACCCTGGAGAACAAAAACCCCAGTTCAGTGGAGGAACTCTTCTCAGATGTGGACAGTTCCTACTATGACCTGGACACAGTGCTAACAGGAATGATGAGTGGTACCAAGCCCAGCCTCTGCAATGGCCTTGAGGGCTTTGCTGCAGCTGCCCCACCTCCCAGCTCCACTTGCAAGTCTGACCTGGCTGAGCTGGACCATGTAGTAGAGATTCTGGTGGAGACTTGA